In the Limanda limanda chromosome 1, fLimLim1.1, whole genome shotgun sequence genome, one interval contains:
- the akap14 gene encoding A-kinase anchor protein 14: MENLASPSDVSLTAESARLVRILLKRRTVTGDQEGSPVTSRVDWVSSEDFTVDEGERQIGEYIRSWELSPRWLHSLYFLCTTQEELHTFHHYQARFSGPTAARPIQGTASVYFVMCESKVEARDQPVQVGFLVESNRLVHTPGATRFTETWLAEVIESKTALRYATDAP; the protein is encoded by the coding sequence ATGGAAAACCTCGCATCGCCGTCCGATGTGAGTCTCACAGCAGAGTCAGCTCGGCTCGTGAGAATCCTCCTGAAGAGACGCACCGTCACCGGGGACCAGGAGGGAAGCCCCGTGACCAGCAGGGTGGACTGGGTGTCCAGCGAGGACTTCACGGTGGACGAGGGGGAGAGGCAGATCGGGGAGTACATCCGATCCTGGGAGCTGTCCCCCCGCTGGCTCCACAGCCTGTACTTCCTCTGCACCACCCAGGAGGAGCTGCACACCTTCCACCACTACCAGGCCCGCTTCAGCGGCCCGACGGCGGCCAGGCCGATCCAGGGCACGGCGTCCGTCTACTTCGTCATGTGCGAGTCGAAGGTGGAGGCCCGGGACCAGCCCGTGCAGGTGGGCTTCCTGGTGGAGTCGAACAGGCTGGTGCACACGCCCGGAGCCACCCGGTTCACAGAGACGTGGCTGGCGGAGGTGATCGAGAGCAAGACTGCGCTGCGATATGCGACAGATGCACCGTGA